The sequence ATTCCAATAACAAATGGGGCGTGGGATTGGGTGGAGACGACACGCGGCTCGTTCGGGGCCATCGACGACCATTTGCGGTTCATCCCAGCCTGTATCAGGCGGTGTAATTTTTTGAACTTTCCCGCTTGCACCCCCATCCCGGCATAGGTATGTTCCACCACCTTATTTCACAGTAACGCTCGGGTGGTGAAATTGGTAGACACGCAAGGTTGAGGGCCTTGTGGGAGTTAAATCCCGTGTGGGTTCGAATCCCACCCCGAGCACCATTTTTATGCCGTTTTTCTTTTGGAAAGCGGCTTTTTTTGTGTTTTGGGGTGTCTACGTTTTGCCTACGCTTGACATTTCCCGATATAGCCGATATATAAGGATTCATGGCTATTTATAAACGTGGTGATAAATATTGGATCTCAATCTACCGGGGCGCTGGGAAGCCGCGGAAGTACCTGCCGGCTGGCACCGATTGCCGTGAAACTGCACTGGCGATGGAAGCCATGATTAAAACCGCCATGAACGGCAATATGGCGAGGGATCGGCTGTATGAAGCCATTGACTCGCTTATGGGCTGGAACCAGGTTCCCGGCGTTATTGTGGGCGATCTATGGGCCACCTATTTGAAGACAAAGCCAACAGTCGGGCCGCACACGATGCGGCAGCGTGAAAGCCTGTGCCGGAAGCTTTCGGATTGGCTGACCGGAAAGTATCCGGCAACCAAGGAGCTTCATCAGATTACGCCGCAACAGGCGTTTGAATTTTCGGATTGGTTGCTGGAGGAAAAGGGCGGCAAGGGCAAGACGCACAACAACCGGATCGGTAATCTCAAAACGGTATTCAAGGCGATCCAGGTGCGGGCGAATATCAATGAAAATCCATTCGGGTTGCATGGCAAGATGAGCGAGAGTGACAGCGTCCACGGCAGGCCGTTCACCGATGCGGAGCAGGCGGCAATCTTTGCGCGGTGTTGCGAGGTTGGAAAGGATTGGTTGGCGATCTGTACCGTGTCGAAGTATTCGGGCGCCCGGTTGAAAGACCTTGCCCAGCTAAAATGGGATCAGGTCACACAGAAGCATATCGACATCACGCCGGCCAAAACGAAAAAGCATGGAATCCGTGCACTAATCCCGATCCATGTCAATGTGTCGAAGGAGCTTAACATGCTGGATCGGTCGGGGGAATATGTTTTCCCGACGTTGGCGGCGCGCTACCTGGAGAACGATCGATCGGAAAGCGGCTTTATGGAAGACATCATGAACCCCATCGATATTGATCGGGAAGGCGCACACATCACGTTTCATTGCTGGCGGCATACCTTCCGCACCATGATGGCCGCAGCGAAGGTGCCGGCGGATGTTGCCATGAAGATTGCCGGCTGGACGAATGAGGAAACCGCCGAGCTCTACAACCATGATTTCAGCCAGATGCAGGAAGCGATTGACGCGCTGGAATAAAACGGGAACCCGCAGGGAATGCCCCTACCGCGCTGGCTTCGCCGCGCCCGTGCCAAAAAGGAAGCCGACCACCACGTTTATCGTGTAGCCGAACCATTGCGGCAACACAAAGCCTTCGGCGGTGATTACCTCGGATTCCTTGCCCCACTTGATCAAACCCCAGAGGAGCGATTTTTGTGGGACATGTTCAACGATTGAAACCGGGATTTCGGAAAAGAACGCCACCAGCAAAAGACCACCGAAGCCAATCGTAAGAATCATAACGGCGGCGAACTTGCGTATCCAAGGGCTCGACCGCTTCGCCGCCGCATCGGCCAACCCGGAGGCATGGCTATTGGCCTTCATGGCCTGCTCGGCAAGCTTGAACGTGTTGGCTTGCTGGTTTGCCTGACCCTTCATCAGGAAACCGATAATGCCGGAGCCGACGCCCGCAATGAGTTCCCACGGCATCACGCGCCGCCTTTATCGATTTTCTGCCGAATGGTGTCGAGCGCCTGCTTTCCGGTGACCAGCACGGTTACCGTGATCAGGCTACCTAGAAAGGTCTTGGCTTCGAACACCTCGGAACCGGCTTTGAACATGATGGCCAGATCCAGCCCGAACGCCATGCCAACCACAACAAACGCCATGATTTTCGAGAGGGTGACTCTAATTGTGTTTTCAATCATTCCGTGTTCCTCCGTGTTTGCCACGAGCTCCGTCCGACGATCCGCCTCGGCCACCATCTCGTGAATGTGCTTTGCGGAATCCATGCCTTCAGCCCCGCTTGTCCAATGTTTGCTTCAAAATGCTATTCAGCGCCGGGCAGTGCTCGGCATGGTCGGAGATGGCCTTCTGTATCTCGTCCTTTGTCTTGATCACCGCCGTCTGCACTTCGGTGCGTACCACCAAACGAACCACGAACGCATTGCAGGTGATGATCGCCGACGCCGCCGCCACACTTCCCCCAATTACCGCCACTACTTCCGCAATCGTCATCTCATGCCGCCTTTTCTTTTGTTAAACTGGTGTGGTTGGGGCATCCGCCCTTGGTGCGGTTGACCCGGTGCTTGTATTCCCAGCATCGGCCTTGCACGCGCCCGCTGCTGTCGTCCTCGACCATGTTGGTGCAGGTGACGCATTTGGGTTCGTGGCTCTCGACGATGGGACGGTAGCGGCTGATCAACCGACGCCCCGGCTCCGAGACGTGGGTTTTCATCACGCTTTTATAGGTGCCGATTTCCATTTCCAGCAACCGCACCGTCTGCTCAAACTCGACTTTGCTCAAATTGGCGTTGGCGAGGAGCGTCATGTTGTCGAACAACTCTTGGTTGAGCCGGTGGATCTGCTCATTGTGCTGCTTGAGCAGGGCGGCATGGCAAAGGCGCTGGAGGGGGCAGTTCATTCGGCAGGCACCTCCGTTCGTGCGGCGGTCGGGGTGGAACCCGACCCTCCATACAACTTGAAAAACTGCGCCGCGTTGGTGGCGGGCACCGAACATGGAACCTCCACCGAAATCCAGAGGCCGGTCGAGAGGTTGGTGGTGGTGAGCATTGGCACGCTGAAATCAAACGTCGGCACCGGGCGGGGCGGGTGCCAACCGGGCGGGGTCAGTTCCAGATGAACCGGCGCGATGGTCTGCAAACGCGCCACGCTTCCGATGGTGCGGATATGCACAGGAACCGTGTTGGTGGTCGTGGCCTTGCGGAATGTTCCGCGCAACGCGGGAGCCGGGGTGGAACCCGGCCCTCCATCCGGCATCGGCGGGCCGTTGGTCGAGCCGATGCACTCGGCAACGAGCCAGAGCAGGACGGCGGGGATTATGACGAGGGACGGGCGCATCATGGGGTATCCCATTTGATGTAGTCCGGCGCGGCGAGGAATGTCCCGTTGGTGTAGACCGCCACACCATCTGCAACGTGTCCATAGTAGTAGATCCAATCCTGCCCCGTGGTCATCACCCGGCCGCCCATCTGGTAAGTCTGATTTCCGACTCCAGACTGGTAGACGCACTGCCGCTTGTTGAGCGTGTCAACATGGGCGAACTCGCAATCAACAACCGTCAGCGAGGAGTTGGTGCAGGTGTGCAATGTCAGTCCGAAATTATCCCCCGCCCCCGAAGCATGGAATCGACCACCCTCAACCGTGATGTTGATATTTGAGGCACTCCGCCAAGTCCATATAAACTGATAAACCGCAGTATTGTACGAGGTCGTCGTGCCTGCCTGGAACACGTACCGCTGGGTTACGTTGTCGTCGGGATACATCGTCTTGTTGATGAGCGAGGAAGTCTGTACAAAAATCGTCCCGCTGAAATCGCTCGGGATGCAGTCGAAATCCGGCCCTTGCACACCGACGATTTCGTCCAGGTTATCACCAACCACGATCACGTTTGGGTTGCGGGACAACTCTGTGCGCAATGCATTGCGGCCCGTTTGGACACTCAAGTCATCCATCGACCCCACGATCATCGCGCCGTTGATCTCGCCAACACCGGCGAGGAATGGCCGTTCATCGTCCTGTGCTCCGGCTGACGCGGGGAAGAGCGCCAGATCGTTGGCTGTGCATGCATCCAGTATCGAAAGCGACCCCACGTCGAAATAATCAATTCCGTCGTACACAAATGTGCAGTCATCAAAAACAGGCGGGAGCGCGCCGGCGTCATGCGTGGCCAACATGCCTGCCGAGTTATTGCTCCCCAGATCGCGTAAAACGAAGCCACACCCACGGAAGACCACGCCGCTGGCCTCCGCCACGGCCACAACCATCTTGGCTCCGGACGAGTTATTCTCGGACATGTCCCACTGGTAGCGGCAATCCTCCACCACAGCATTGCTCGACCGGCTCAATACCAGTCCGTAGCGAGAATCAAGTGAGGCTACATCGCCGGTTGTGGACTGGTAGAAGTCGATTCCGGTCATGATGAAATTGGTCATATAGGAGGCGTCCAAACCACGCTCATTGGGCACCAGGTTGGGCAGGGTGATATTGATGCGCGGGCGCCCGATTCCGGCCACGCGGATATTGTTGCGCGCACCGAAATGCGAGGTTTGCGATCCCAACTCGTTGTAGGTGCCGGGGTGGACGACGAAGCTGTCGCCATCCTGCGCGTCTGCGAATGCAGCGAACGGCGAGCCGTACCAATGCCGCCCGTCGGCTGAAATCCTCTCCACTCTGTTGGTGTAGCCGCTAGCCTCCGCAACAATCTCGGCGGAGTTGGTGAGGGTGCCGGATTGCGCGATGTAGCGGTCGTCGTTGTAGCCTTGGTTGCCGACCCCCTGGTCGCGTACCGGGTCGCCGGTGAGTTCCATCCACCCCGTAACCGTCACCCCGTCATCATCCACGACGAGCGTATTATTCTGCAATGGCCCTCCAACGGTGACCTGCGTGGCGCTATAGATGCCGACGTCCGCCCCGGCCTCGGCGTCCAGCACGGCGGAGTTGGAAACGGTTGTGCCGACATACTCGGCGATGGTGGTGGTGGTGCCGTTTTCGTCCACCATCTTGGTGGGTTTGGCGGCAAAGAGGGCGAGCGGCAGTAGGGCCGCTAATAGAAGCAGTTTCTTCATGGCAGGTTCTCCTTGATTAAGATTCGTCGGCAGCAGTCACTTCAGCACCGTCGCTGGTTGTCCACGCGGCTGCACTTTCGTCCCAGTAGATGGTGTAGCCCAGCGTCGTCACCCGCACCGGCTGAAGATCGGTCGGGCTGGCCGGCAGGGCCGCAAAGTTCGCCACGCGGGTGGGTTTGAACGAGGCCAGCAGGGCGGCGGTTTCCGTCTTGCTGTAATAGTCCTCGGCGGGAATTGGATCGGGATCGCCGCTGCCGGCGTTGATAGTGCCTTTGCAGACGACGGGAAAGTCGATGCTCCAAACCAGTTCGTCCACGTCGTCGCCCTGAAGTTCGAATGTTCCGCTGATCGATTTCTTGGTATCGACCGCCGCCTGGAATTCCTCGGTGTTGGCATCGAGCTGCACCACGATGGTGCCGGTGCTGGGCGTAATGGAAATATTAGCGTCGAGCGTCTTCACCATCACGGTGGTGGTGGTGGAATAGTCCTTGTCGATCGCGGCCTCGTAGGCCAGCGAAGCGTCGAGCGTGGTATCGACCACCGGCACGCCGCTGGCATCCAGCCCAGTAATGCAGATGATGGTTAAATCCACCTTTTCGCGGTAGCGGATCCAAGGGTATTGGGCGCGCGGTAATTCACGGCCTCGGTCAACGTCGTAAAGCGTTCCGGTGGTAGTGTTGTAATAGACCGTTTTCATAGATATACGGTGGCAAGGCCACCTTCACTTTTCCAAGTTTACAGAACCGCAAAGGCGGGTTTCACCGCCCCTGCGTTGAGATTTCACGACTTAACGAAGTACGGCGCGCCAAGATCGCGCGGCTTTGGATCGCGGCTAAAGCACACGATCCGCGCATCCGCCGGCACGTCCCACTCCAGCTGGTTGCGCGGCCACAGCACCATGCCGGGCATCACATCCGCCACCACGTTCGGCACAATCCCGCGCTCCGCCAAACGCTGCGAGAAGTGGATGTCCGCAAAGCGAATGCGCTCCGGCGCTTCCGGCTCAAAGCTGTCCATCATAAACGAGAAGTCGCCGTTCCAGGCCATGATCCCCGAGCCATACCACCCCGGCACATTGTTCGGCACCGCATGCAGCATCATGATCCGATCCGTTCCGCCCAGCGCATAGTGCGCAAGGTCGTCGATGTTCCCGGGAATGTAGGTGTCCAGATCCAGATAGATGCACGGCCCCGTTTCGCGGAATAGATCCAGCTTGTCCCACCACGTCGGACGGCAACCCACCAGCGCAACGTCGGCAATCGCCGGATCGTCCGAATAGCAGACAAACTCATGCTCCACCGTCAGGCTTTCTGCCACCTGCCGCTTGAGGTTCCGCACGTCGTCGGCATCGTAGGCGCCGCCCGTCCGCAGCATGCACACCACCCGCAGCTTGCCGGAGCTCCGGAGGCGCAGGCGCTGGGGTTCCGGCAGCTCGCCAAAGCGCACCCGGCGGCTATCGATCTCCGGATGGTTGGCAATCGCCTCCACCGCCCGGTCATACATCGGCACCGACTCCGCATCGTTCTGCGCAATCCACTTCCGCCGGCGAAGGTCTTCCAGCAGTTCCGCTTCGTCGCGCTCGCACAGGATCCACTTTGCTTCCGGGAACGCCTGGTGGAACACCGGCGCCATCAGCGCCAGCATCGGCAGCGCAACCACCACCGGCTCCGCCAAGTCCCACCCCTCCCGCCGCAGGATGCCCAGCAGCAGATCGCGGAAGTACGGCGGCTGCCAGTGCGGCTTCGCAAACGGCACCGGCGCGCGCTTCGGGTTCAAGATCTTCTTATCCTTCCCCTCCAGCTTCTTCCCCGGGAAGAACTGCTCAAGGTATGGCGCAACACACAGCTCCTTGATCTTCGGGTTCTCGTGCGTGTTGTGGATCGCCTGGTTCAGCGTCCGGCCCGCAAACGCCCCCTCCGCCTTCAGCAGCCCTGCCGCAAGGTTCAGCCCGCTTCCCGGCGCGCCCGTCACAAACGTAATGTCCAGTTGCTTCATCCCAACACCTCCTCGATTGTGGTTTTCGGCCAGAACGGCAAAGTGGAGTTGGGTGATGCGTTCACCACCTCAATGCCCCCGTGCGCCTCCAGATCCTCCCAGACCGATAGCGCATACTTCCGGTGCATCCGGTAGGTTCCATCCTTGCTCCCGCGCTCCTCGCGCTCGTACCAATGATGGGCGTCCGACTGCCCGCACATATCGAACCCGAGCAACACAATTCGAACCGCACCCAGGTGCACCGCAATATTCATTGCACCAAGCCCCGAATTGCGGTTGATCCCGATCCGGCTAGAGTCCTCAAACTCGACTCCGGAACCCATGCCGCCCAGCAGCTTGATCCGCTCATCCGTCACCAGCTTCTGGCACGTCGTCACCGTGCCCGTGTAGGCCTCCAGTTCCGACTGGTGCTCGATCCACCACTGCAAGTCCGTGAAGTGGCACCAGTCCACCAGCTCCGCCCCCAGCTTGAACGCCTCGTTGCAGCCGATCACCATCTTGCCGCGCAGCGCCTCCGCATGTTGCGCCGGATCAAAGCTCGGGCCGCCGCCCAGGATATAGACCGTGCCACCCTCGCACTCGCGCGGAATGTGCCACCGATCCTGCCGACGCGGGAACAACGGCGGCAACCCCGCATAACTCGTTCTCAACTCTTCTGCCCTAACCATACCTGCCTCCAATCAAACCAATAGAATTTCGCTGCCGGCCTCTTCCGGCTCCGCCGTGGGCGGGAATGTTTCCGGCTGCGTCGCAACTTCCGTAATCACAGAAAGCAACGTGCGCGTGCTCGACATCGAATAGGTCGGCACCCATGTGGTGAACGTCCCCGAGGTCTCCCGCCAATCCTCCGCAACCTCGAGCTTCCACGTCTGCTTGTACCCAGTGGACATGCGGTCGAAAACCATCGTGTCAGCGCTCTTTAGCGTCTCGCCCGTCGTCTGCGCCGTTGTGAAAAGGATCGTCTCATCCAAGGTCGGTAGCAACGTCGTCGCCAGTTTATCCGTCTGGCCATAGACATCCGTGTCCGTAAGCCGCCACGTCAGTTTCGGAACCGTGGTTTCTTCATAGGACGGCAACGGCTTCACACTCCAGGTCAGGTGCTCGCCGACCTTCGTCAATTCCTGCCATTGGTTGCCGGATCCATCAGACCAATCCGTCCAATCATATTCGTCGGTATCCCACCAAACGGTTATATAGTCGTAGCCCACTATCGTCTGTTTGAGGGAATGCGTTGCGAAGAACTCAGTGGTTTCAACTTGCCCGATCACGGTATCGACCTGCGTCGTTTCCAGATGCGCCGTGTCCTTCGTGGTAGGCAGCACCGTGCCCGTCCACACCGTATCCTTCATGGTCGGCATAAATGTCTGCTCGGCCTCGGTTTTCAGGATCGTCTGCATCTGCTCGGTGGTGCGCAGCACCGCCGAAAGGTATTCGTATATTGTCGTCCACTCGTAGGTCGTCATGGTCTGTGTGAACGTCCGGCGATCAAAGACGGTGTCAATGATCCCGTTGTCGCGGCAGGATTCAAGAAACCACAGGAAGTCCGCCAGATCCTCCGTCAGCCATGGCCCCGCAATCTGATCCATGCGCGCGCTGCTGTACTTGTTCGCCAGGTATTCGTCGCGCGGAATATCCTCTTCCAGACTGAACGGATAGAACACCGCCGGAATGTTCTGCGCGCCTTCGGCCAGCAGTTGCTCCGTGCTCTTGCCTTCGGCCAGCCCCAACTCGATCTCGGTGCCCGGGCTGAAGCGGAAGCCCCAGCCGCCCCGGCTCTTGCTACCGACCCCGGCCATTGTGAAAATCCACTTCAGGCTCGGCTCGCCACCCTTCCACGGACACTTGAACATGCCCGTGTCTTGCGCCGCCCAAAGATCGCGAAGCAGGAACGGCGCGTTATGCTCCAGCTGGTGCTGTATTAGATGGAAGAAGTTCAACTTGCCCGACTCGTTCGCGTCCGTCGTCAGCAGCGGCTCGTCGCCCGTCAGCCATGTCTCGTTCCGGTAGGCATAAATACCGGCATAGATGCACCCCGGCTGAACGTCGGCGAGTTGCAGGCCGGCCATCGCGCCGCGCAGCTCCTCGCGTGCATCAACGTGCGCGAAGTTCCGCCAGTCCTGCGGGGATTGAATGACGGGTGCGCCGGCCATTAGTGCAACCTCTCGTATCCATTCGCATGGTAGAGCGCCTTCCACTGGTCGTCCTCGGAAAGCTCCAACTCGGCCACCTTGTCCGTGTCGAGTTCAAGCACAACGGACATATGCCGCTTATGCGCGCTAGTGATTTCCGGCATGCCCGTGGCCAGCGCGGAAACCACGCCGTTGTTAACGCGGGTGGTGGTGCCGTCGCCTTTTGCGCGGACGCGGTCTAGTTCGGCGGCCAGTTCGTTGAGCCGGTTCTTGAGCTCCACAACCCAAGGCGGATCACTGGCATCGATTGGAACCATTGGAACCATTAGTTGTCCCACCCGATTGCCGAATACTTAAAAACCGACCGGCGCGAAACCATCGGTTCGCCATCGTCGTTCACGCCATCGCTGTCGATACTGACGCCTGCCACCAGCCATTTGCTGGAATCCGCTCCGGTCATTCCCGCCGGCGCGGCGGTCTTGCCAACGTTCAACGAGGCCAGCACACCGGCCTGGCTCCACACAAAGTTAGCGATGAATTCCTCATAGGTGTATTCAATGCCGCCGATGCCGATGGTCTTGTATCCCTCGGCCTTCTTAGCATCGCGGCTTGACTCGGTCAGGAAGCCGGAGGAAACCAGCCGCTCGTCATCGATCGGCACCTCGCGCCAATCCGAACGGCTCGACTGCCGGGTCTGGCCATCGGTATGGGTGCTGATGGTGCTGCCGGAACCGAACGGATCTTCGGGCGAATAGTTGAGCGTCACCAGCATAATGCCGGTGGCCTGCGTCGGCGTAATCGTGGCGCTCTGCAGCTTCATCTCGGTATCTTCGTACGATGAATAGGCATCCGGAATGAAATCCTCGGCCTTTTCGCTCACGATCTGAAACTTGTCGGTCAGTTTCCAGGTCTTGCCCTCGCGCCGCTTGACGGGGTAGCCCTTCACCTGTACCGGGGTCTGAAAATTGGTCTCTGCTGACAAAAACATCATGCCTCCTAAATCGCAAAGCTGAACGAGCCACGTTCCTGGATGCCTTCAACCACTTCCTGCAAAAGCTCGTTCGTCTTTTTCTGTTCGGTAACCTGGTCGCGGCTGTTCTGCGTCTTTTCCTGATCGCGCTGTTCGGAGCCGGTTGCACTGCCGGAAAGCGCGTGGTTGATCCGCAGTGCGCCGGTCATCATTCCCCGGATTGGCTCCGCCATCTTGGCAATATTTGCCATGGCGTTTTCGGTCATGGCAAAATCACCCGCCATCTTGCTGGATTGGGTAAGCTCTGCTATGTCGGGAATTTCGAAATCGAACATTTTACGGCCTGCCGAAAATAGGTTTTCGAATTGATCGGGCAGAATTGCCTTCATCCGATCGCGCATGCGTT is a genomic window of Pontiella desulfatans containing:
- a CDS encoding tyrosine-type recombinase/integrase, coding for MAIYKRGDKYWISIYRGAGKPRKYLPAGTDCRETALAMEAMIKTAMNGNMARDRLYEAIDSLMGWNQVPGVIVGDLWATYLKTKPTVGPHTMRQRESLCRKLSDWLTGKYPATKELHQITPQQAFEFSDWLLEEKGGKGKTHNNRIGNLKTVFKAIQVRANINENPFGLHGKMSESDSVHGRPFTDAEQAAIFARCCEVGKDWLAICTVSKYSGARLKDLAQLKWDQVTQKHIDITPAKTKKHGIRALIPIHVNVSKELNMLDRSGEYVFPTLAARYLENDRSESGFMEDIMNPIDIDREGAHITFHCWRHTFRTMMAAAKVPADVAMKIAGWTNEETAELYNHDFSQMQEAIDALE